Proteins encoded by one window of Thermofilaceae archaeon:
- a CDS encoding AbrB/MazE/SpoVT family DNA-binding domain-containing protein, protein MSRVKVTRSYQVTLPRDVREALGIKVGDYLEVRVDERGRIVMEKVRRERLRLAAGRKLTPEEIDEVIARGLGEAFAGGGD, encoded by the coding sequence GTGAGTAGGGTAAAGGTCACGAGAAGCTACCAGGTTACCCTCCCGAGGGATGTTCGAGAGGCCCTCGGCATCAAGGTCGGCGATTACCTTGAGGTTCGCGTGGATGAAAGGGGTAGGATAGTCATGGAGAAGGTGAGGAGGGAGAGGTTGAGGCTAGCAGCGGGTAGGAAGCTCACCCCCGAGGAGATCGATGAGGTGATCGCGAGGGGGCTGGGTGAGGCGTTTGCGGGAGGCGGTGATTGA